In Rahnella variigena, one DNA window encodes the following:
- the cysG gene encoding siroheme synthase CysG, which translates to MDYLPIFADLKQRPVLIVGGGEVAARKIDLLLRAGAQVRIVAQALSPELEQRRQAAEVSWSAQAFLPEQLDDVFLVIAATDDAALNAEVFEQANLRHVLANVVDDQPKCSFIFPSIVDRSPIVVAISSSGKAPVLARMLREKLETLLPNSLGQMADIAGRWRENVKAQFSSMRARRRFWEHAFAGRFASLASAGKLAEAEQALQQQLENAEDISHNGNVTLVGAGPGDAGLLTLRGLQVMQQADVVLYDYLVSEEVLDLVRRDADKICVGKRAGSHSVAQEETNRLLVELAQQGKKVVRLKGGDPFIFGRGGEELQAVQAAGIPFQVVPGVTAAAGATAYAGIPLTHRDHAQSVIFVTGHCRPENNGVQWETLAKGQQTLAIYMGTLKAAEISQQLIAHGRAANTPVAVIGRGTRSDQQVLTGTLDNLEHLAQQAPAPALLVIGEVVSLHQQLAWFGHHPETDGTQRPSVVNLA; encoded by the coding sequence GTGGACTATCTACCAATATTTGCCGACCTCAAACAACGCCCTGTGCTGATTGTGGGTGGTGGCGAAGTCGCTGCTCGCAAAATCGATCTTCTCCTGCGGGCGGGTGCGCAAGTACGGATAGTCGCACAGGCACTTTCTCCCGAGCTGGAACAACGCAGACAGGCCGCTGAAGTCAGCTGGTCAGCTCAGGCGTTTTTGCCGGAACAACTCGACGATGTGTTTCTGGTGATTGCCGCCACTGACGATGCTGCGCTGAATGCTGAAGTGTTTGAGCAGGCGAACCTGCGCCATGTGCTGGCTAACGTGGTTGACGATCAGCCGAAGTGCTCTTTCATTTTCCCTTCAATTGTCGACCGTTCGCCGATTGTCGTGGCGATTTCTTCCAGCGGTAAAGCGCCGGTGCTGGCCAGAATGCTGCGTGAAAAGCTGGAAACGTTGCTGCCGAACAGCCTCGGGCAAATGGCCGATATCGCCGGACGCTGGCGTGAAAACGTGAAAGCGCAGTTCAGTTCGATGCGCGCGCGTCGCCGTTTCTGGGAACACGCGTTCGCCGGACGTTTCGCCAGCCTCGCGTCTGCGGGAAAGCTCGCAGAAGCTGAACAGGCGTTGCAACAACAGTTAGAAAACGCGGAAGACATCTCGCATAACGGTAATGTCACGCTGGTCGGTGCCGGGCCGGGTGATGCAGGATTGCTCACCTTACGCGGGTTGCAGGTGATGCAGCAGGCTGATGTGGTGCTTTACGACTATCTGGTCAGCGAAGAAGTGCTGGATCTGGTGCGTCGTGATGCGGACAAGATTTGTGTCGGTAAACGTGCGGGCAGCCATTCTGTCGCGCAGGAAGAAACTAACCGTCTGCTGGTCGAACTGGCGCAGCAGGGGAAGAAAGTCGTCCGCCTTAAAGGCGGTGACCCGTTTATTTTCGGCCGCGGCGGCGAAGAATTACAGGCGGTGCAGGCCGCTGGCATTCCTTTCCAGGTGGTGCCGGGCGTGACCGCAGCGGCGGGTGCAACGGCTTACGCCGGGATCCCGCTGACGCACCGCGACCACGCGCAGAGCGTCATATTTGTCACAGGACATTGCCGCCCGGAAAACAACGGCGTGCAGTGGGAGACTCTGGCGAAAGGCCAGCAAACATTGGCGATTTACATGGGCACGCTCAAAGCGGCTGAAATCAGCCAGCAACTGATCGCTCATGGTCGCGCAGCGAATACGCCCGTTGCCGTTATCGGACGGGGAACGCGTTCTGACCAGCAGGTGCTGACCGGAACACTCGATAATCTTGAACATCTGGCTCAACAGGCGCCGGCGCCGGCGTTACTGGTGATTGGTGAAGTGGTTTCGCTTCATCAGCAACTGGCCTGGTTTGGGCATCATCCTGAGACTGACGGCACCCAACGCCCGTCGGTTGTGAATTTGGCTTAA